A stretch of DNA from Desmospora activa DSM 45169:
ATAGGGGCGATCAAGCAGCCGCAACGATTGCCCCGCTTCCACCAGTCCCGTCTTCAACACCCGCAGATACCAACCGGTTCGTCCCGTCTCACGGATTCGCACAGCCAAATCCTTCACGCGAATGCGACGCGCCGGTTTCCAACACGGTTGGCGGGGTTGGGATACCTGTACCGTCGCATCACCAAGCTGAAAGATATCCCCGATACAGACCGATTCTTCCGTCATTCCGGCAACCAAAAAGTTTTCACCAAACGCACCTACCGCGATGTCAGGCCGCTGCAACTCTTCACGCCAGCGCGGGTAATGGGTTGATGGGTAAACCAGTACCGCTTTATCCGGTCCGCCGTGGTGTTTTCGATCCGCCACACCGTCTCCGACCAAACCGGTTTCTTCTAAGTAGACGGATCCTTTAACCGGTTGTTTAAAAATGGCGCTGGTCCAGCGACGATCCATCGGATCGGCAGCATCCAGCGTACCCACGCTCTGGGGTAAACCTACATGAATGCCGTGGACAATGGTAGCTTCCTTCATCCCGCTCATCCTTTCCCCACCGCTTCATGGTAAATGTGATTGGTTGACATTAACGGTCGGGAAGTTCTCACCCTTCGGCCACTTCCGCTTCAATATCCTTTCCAAACAGGGCATGGACGAACTGCTCGGCGTCAAAGGGTTGTAAATCGTCCATCTTCTCACCGAGGCCAATCCACTTGACGGGCACCTCCAACTCTCGCCGGATGGCCAGAGCAATTCCACCTTTGGCCGTACCATCCATTTTGGTGAGAACAATCCCCGTCAGATTGGTGGCATCATTAAACATCTTCGCTTGTTGCATCGCGTTTTGTCCGGTGGTGGCATCCAACACCAGCAATGATTCATGGGGAGCGTCCGGTACCTCCCGACCGATGACCCGGTGCACCTTTTTTAGCTCTTCCATCAGATTCACTTTGTTTTGCAGGCGTCCGGCTGTATCACAGAGCAGGATGTCACACCCCCGCGCTTTAGCTGCCTGGACGGCATCGTACATCACCGCAGCGGGATCGGAGCCGGCTTGATGGCGAATCACATCCACCCCGACCCGTTCACCCCACACTTCCAGTTGTTCAATCGCTCCCGCCCGAAACGTATCCCCGGCGGCCAGCAACACTTTTTTGCCCTGTTGTTTATAGTGATGGGCCAACTTGCCGATGGTGGTGGTCTTCCCCACGCCGTTGACACCGACAAACAGAAAGATGGTCAACGCACCTTCCTGTACATTTACCACGGTTTCGCCATCG
This window harbors:
- the ftsY gene encoding signal recognition particle-docking protein FtsY, which gives rise to MSFFKKLRESVSKTTETVTHKFMSGLSKTSSSLVGAMDAVFTRNKIDEELYEELEDILIGADVGVDTTMEIVDRLRQEVKERRIKDPAELKPLMSEILVELLQGDDGETVVNVQEGALTIFLFVGVNGVGKTTTIGKLAHHYKQQGKKVLLAAGDTFRAGAIEQLEVWGERVGVDVIRHQAGSDPAAVMYDAVQAAKARGCDILLCDTAGRLQNKVNLMEELKKVHRVIGREVPDAPHESLLVLDATTGQNAMQQAKMFNDATNLTGIVLTKMDGTAKGGIALAIRRELEVPVKWIGLGEKMDDLQPFDAEQFVHALFGKDIEAEVAEG
- a CDS encoding MOSC domain-containing protein; this encodes MSGMKEATIVHGIHVGLPQSVGTLDAADPMDRRWTSAIFKQPVKGSVYLEETGLVGDGVADRKHHGGPDKAVLVYPSTHYPRWREELQRPDIAVGAFGENFLVAGMTEESVCIGDIFQLGDATVQVSQPRQPCWKPARRIRVKDLAVRIRETGRTGWYLRVLKTGLVEAGQSLRLLDRPYPQWTITRCNDLMYGHHMDPQAITELAACPLLAPAWAKGLKR